In the genome of Microbacterium endophyticum, one region contains:
- a CDS encoding NAD-dependent succinate-semialdehyde dehydrogenase produces the protein MTEISESELLGRVPADLFIGGEWRSSSDNSTLDVTDPSTGDVIKTIASGNPADAKAAMDSASAAFPEWSTTPARVRGEILRRAFDLLQERADEFALLMTLEMGKPVAESRGEVTYGGEFLRWFSEEAVRVQGRYGANPEGTGRVIVSQHPVGPCYLITPWNFPLAMATRKIAPALAAGCTLIIKPAELTPLTTLYFAKLLEEAGVPAGVVNVVTTSDSAGVSEPIISDSRLRKLSFTGSTAVGQKLLAQAAGGVLRTSMELGGNAPFVVFDDADLDKAVDGAIAAKFRNIGQACTAANRFIVQRGIAEEFARRVTDRVQQFGVGRGTESGVTIGPLIDDRAVAKASRLVDDALERGAQLRTGGSAINRAGTFYEATVISDVADGSEILREEIFGPVLAIVPFDTEEDAVRIANDTEFGLVSYVFTQDLARGQRMIEKLETGMMGLNVGVVSNAAAPFGGWKMSGLGREGGDEGIHEYLQTKYTLTPNPFN, from the coding sequence ATGACTGAGATCAGCGAGAGTGAACTGCTGGGGCGGGTACCCGCAGACCTTTTCATCGGTGGTGAGTGGCGGTCATCGAGCGACAACAGCACGCTCGATGTCACAGACCCATCAACCGGTGACGTGATCAAAACGATTGCCTCCGGAAACCCGGCAGATGCCAAAGCTGCGATGGATTCCGCATCCGCAGCGTTTCCGGAATGGTCAACGACACCTGCCCGAGTGAGAGGTGAAATCTTGCGCCGGGCGTTCGATCTGCTGCAAGAGCGCGCAGATGAATTTGCGCTACTGATGACCCTCGAGATGGGAAAGCCCGTCGCCGAGTCACGCGGTGAAGTGACCTACGGAGGCGAGTTCCTGCGGTGGTTCAGTGAAGAGGCCGTGCGAGTACAGGGACGCTATGGCGCGAACCCCGAAGGAACCGGACGCGTGATTGTGTCGCAGCATCCGGTCGGGCCCTGCTACCTCATCACGCCGTGGAACTTTCCGCTCGCGATGGCGACTCGAAAGATTGCGCCGGCGCTCGCTGCCGGGTGCACGCTCATCATCAAACCGGCTGAACTCACGCCGCTGACAACGCTGTACTTTGCAAAGCTGCTAGAAGAAGCGGGGGTTCCCGCGGGTGTCGTCAACGTGGTCACCACGAGTGACTCTGCCGGGGTATCAGAGCCCATCATCAGCGATTCGCGACTGCGCAAACTGTCGTTCACAGGATCTACCGCAGTCGGTCAGAAGCTCCTCGCGCAGGCCGCGGGTGGCGTGCTGCGAACATCGATGGAGCTCGGCGGAAATGCGCCGTTCGTCGTGTTCGATGATGCCGACCTCGATAAGGCCGTTGACGGCGCAATCGCAGCAAAGTTCCGGAACATCGGCCAGGCCTGCACCGCCGCAAACAGGTTCATCGTGCAGCGCGGCATTGCTGAGGAGTTTGCGCGGCGGGTCACCGATCGTGTGCAGCAATTCGGAGTCGGCCGCGGAACCGAATCAGGAGTGACGATCGGACCCCTGATCGATGATCGTGCCGTGGCGAAAGCCTCGAGACTCGTTGATGACGCGCTCGAGCGCGGCGCTCAGCTTCGAACCGGTGGAAGTGCGATCAACCGGGCGGGAACGTTTTACGAAGCGACAGTGATCTCTGACGTCGCCGACGGCAGCGAGATCCTGCGGGAAGAGATCTTCGGCCCAGTGCTGGCGATCGTGCCTTTCGATACCGAAGAAGATGCCGTTCGTATCGCGAATGACACCGAGTTCGGCCTCGTTTCGTACGTCTTCACACAAGACCTTGCCCGTGGCCAGCGCATGATCGAGAAGTTGGAGACCGGAATGATGGGCCTCAACGTCGGTGTCGTTTCAAACGCTGCGGCACCTTTTGGTGGCTGGAAGATGTCAGGGCTTGGACGTGAGGGTGGGGATGAAGGCATCCATGAATATCTTCAGACGAAATACACCCTCACGCCTAACCCGTTCAACTAG
- a CDS encoding pyridoxamine 5'-phosphate oxidase family protein, which produces MQQTATTVVEVPLIDHTTDPVQSDDPMHDPAALAAEWLPADDEPRVLMTLSTIDAEGFPRSRTVMLSEFDGESFYFHTDAQSQKVQDLAQNSRVALTVLWPGFTRQLVVQGTASIAPAAEVSDAYEKRSPYLQQLAWLNTTEYARMPLTTRVSEWSHYAERVPAPQQPQGWVGYAVKPHRMLFWVSHPNAASRRVEYTRNGSEWEHQYLPG; this is translated from the coding sequence ATGCAGCAGACAGCCACGACGGTTGTCGAGGTTCCTCTCATCGATCACACGACCGATCCGGTGCAGTCAGACGACCCGATGCACGACCCCGCAGCTCTTGCCGCCGAGTGGCTGCCGGCTGACGATGAGCCACGCGTGCTGATGACCCTCTCAACGATCGACGCCGAAGGATTCCCCCGAAGTCGCACCGTCATGCTGAGCGAGTTCGACGGGGAGAGCTTCTATTTTCACACCGACGCGCAGAGCCAAAAGGTGCAAGACCTGGCACAGAACTCCCGGGTTGCGCTGACTGTGTTGTGGCCAGGTTTCACGAGACAACTCGTCGTGCAGGGCACAGCATCGATTGCGCCGGCAGCTGAGGTATCAGATGCCTATGAGAAGCGCTCGCCGTATCTGCAACAGCTCGCGTGGCTCAACACGACAGAGTACGCACGGATGCCGCTGACCACGCGCGTCTCGGAATGGTCACACTATGCCGAGCGGGTACCCGCACCACAGCAGCCGCAGGGTTGGGTGGGATACGCCGTGAAACCGCATCGCATGCTGTTCTGGGTTTCTCACCCGAACGCTGCAAGTCGCCGTGTCGAATACACGCGCAATGGCAGCGAGTGGGAGCACCAATACTTGCCCGGATAG
- a CDS encoding creatininase family protein — MSTVFRPNSRAWADLSGPSLIAATSERSIAVVPIGAIEHHGPHLPLRTDALVAESVAAAAVERVAADGIDAWLLPTISYAKSDEHYWAPGTLWMEGTTLLEQLIEIGRSIAMTPVKTVVFVNGHGGNVMLLGWVNRELHRRFGLRSFSMPSGIAAAGDGIDGRPDELGQGIHAGFGETSIVMHLAPHLVAPELPPRNVPEKIAGLQYIGFNKKPVMFGWTSDDFGPSGVIGDPTGANAEHGERLFTAGVNFVSEALAEIDGFVFG, encoded by the coding sequence TTGAGCACGGTTTTTCGTCCAAATTCTCGCGCGTGGGCTGATCTCTCTGGCCCATCCCTCATCGCCGCAACGTCGGAACGATCGATCGCGGTGGTTCCGATTGGTGCGATCGAACACCACGGCCCCCATCTGCCGCTTCGCACCGACGCGCTCGTTGCTGAATCTGTCGCGGCCGCTGCAGTGGAGCGTGTGGCGGCGGACGGAATAGATGCCTGGCTCCTCCCGACGATCTCGTACGCGAAGTCGGATGAACACTATTGGGCTCCGGGAACCCTGTGGATGGAGGGCACAACGCTGCTCGAACAGCTCATCGAAATTGGCCGTTCGATTGCGATGACCCCCGTAAAGACCGTCGTTTTCGTCAACGGCCACGGCGGAAACGTCATGCTCCTCGGCTGGGTGAATCGCGAGCTCCACCGCAGATTCGGCTTGCGCTCATTCTCGATGCCTTCGGGCATCGCTGCGGCCGGCGATGGCATCGATGGACGCCCAGACGAACTCGGCCAGGGCATCCATGCGGGCTTTGGTGAGACGTCGATCGTCATGCACCTCGCCCCTCACCTGGTCGCGCCAGAACTGCCACCGCGCAATGTTCCCGAAAAGATCGCGGGCCTCCAGTACATCGGGTTCAACAAGAAGCCGGTCATGTTCGGCTGGACGAGCGACGACTTCGGGCCGAGCGGCGTGATCGGTGACCCCACCGGGGCGAACGCAGAACACGGTGAGAGGTTGTTTACCGCAGGGGTCAACTTCGTCAGTGAAGCGCTCGCCGAGATCGATGGGTTCGTGTTCGGATGA
- a CDS encoding FAD-binding oxidoreductase — protein sequence MTEPDYAALENDLKELLGPRGVSRDSRQREKASVDGARMSPIIAELLPLGIADLVAFPTTAEEITGVVAAAVRHRVPVTPRGKGTGNYGQAIPMSGGLVLDMSRARTVIGVSGDTITADAGVPITALEQAARAAGRQLWMYPSTVHSTIGGFLSGGSGGTGTILHGSNDAGFVAALDVVTPESDGELLHVEGDEAQGFVHNYGTAGIIARATVRLEPAQDWRGLYASFADFAGSLSVLRKLGRLQPAPRLVSADTPHITAQLPPDDAFPAGRSSLRMIVDASIVAEATAIIEGAGGRIEDVREGPSVSAALSVLSYNHPIEWLQKSEPGVYFHVEVSGDALVERIDEVHAVYPGGLLHIEAGHTVPIGMLAGIYESPEAVYAGIEKLGELGVGVHNPHQWNVDFRLQETLELAQTTDPQGLLNPGKLNPEYAGPTKGAIR from the coding sequence ATGACTGAACCCGACTACGCAGCTCTTGAGAACGATCTGAAAGAACTTCTGGGACCGCGCGGTGTGAGCCGCGACAGTCGGCAGCGCGAAAAGGCATCCGTCGATGGAGCACGGATGTCGCCCATCATCGCCGAACTCCTGCCACTGGGTATCGCAGACCTCGTGGCCTTTCCCACTACGGCCGAAGAGATCACCGGAGTCGTCGCGGCTGCCGTTCGCCACCGCGTCCCAGTGACTCCGCGCGGCAAAGGGACCGGCAATTACGGGCAAGCGATCCCGATGTCAGGTGGACTGGTGCTCGATATGTCACGGGCGCGCACTGTCATTGGTGTGTCGGGCGACACGATCACAGCAGACGCCGGAGTACCCATCACAGCTCTTGAGCAAGCCGCACGCGCGGCAGGAAGACAACTGTGGATGTACCCGTCGACGGTGCACTCCACGATCGGCGGCTTTCTGAGTGGCGGATCCGGTGGCACCGGAACGATCTTGCACGGCAGCAACGATGCCGGATTCGTGGCAGCTCTCGACGTCGTGACGCCAGAATCCGACGGCGAGCTGCTGCACGTTGAGGGAGACGAAGCGCAGGGCTTCGTGCACAATTACGGCACCGCAGGAATCATCGCACGCGCGACCGTGCGGCTTGAGCCCGCCCAAGACTGGCGTGGTCTATATGCCTCGTTCGCGGACTTTGCCGGCTCATTGTCGGTACTTCGCAAGCTGGGTCGCCTGCAGCCGGCTCCACGTCTGGTATCCGCAGACACCCCGCACATCACGGCTCAGCTACCGCCCGATGATGCTTTCCCCGCCGGACGAAGTTCGCTACGGATGATCGTCGACGCGAGCATTGTCGCCGAGGCAACCGCCATTATCGAGGGAGCAGGCGGTCGTATCGAAGACGTTCGCGAGGGGCCTTCGGTATCGGCCGCGCTCTCGGTACTGAGCTACAACCACCCAATCGAGTGGCTGCAGAAGTCGGAGCCCGGTGTGTACTTTCACGTGGAGGTCTCGGGCGACGCGCTCGTCGAACGCATCGATGAGGTCCACGCGGTCTACCCCGGAGGACTCCTTCACATCGAAGCCGGACATACTGTGCCGATCGGGATGCTCGCGGGCATCTATGAGAGTCCCGAGGCCGTGTACGCGGGAATCGAAAAGCTTGGCGAACTGGGAGTCGGAGTCCACAACCCTCACCAGTGGAACGTCGACTTCCGCCTGCAAGAGACACTCGAACTCGCGCAGACCACAGACCCACAGGGGCTACTCAACCCGGGGAAACTCAACCCCGAGTATGCCGGTCCCACGAAAGGAGCGATCCGTTGA
- a CDS encoding helix-turn-helix domain-containing protein: MSEIAAAADPGPGPADHDASALALGARIRALRKRRGLTLTQAASDADLSHSFLSQVERGHERLSMASLFRIARALGTTQQALLTDEPEGVPSGGFHVYRATSDSPVDAGSGSGAVTVLAQQRARFLPMIFSGSFEDDGLWWQHDEEEFVYVLEGEIVIVLEDEEVTLARGDAAYYGGGSRHKWRTAPGETCQVLVVKEQQHHT, from the coding sequence ATGTCTGAAATTGCTGCGGCAGCCGATCCCGGGCCGGGTCCTGCGGATCACGATGCCTCTGCGCTGGCGTTGGGTGCGCGTATTCGGGCGCTCAGAAAGCGTCGCGGTCTGACTTTGACGCAGGCAGCATCCGACGCTGACCTTTCGCACTCTTTTTTGAGCCAGGTGGAGCGCGGGCACGAAAGACTCAGCATGGCATCGCTGTTTCGCATCGCACGAGCACTCGGCACCACACAGCAGGCTCTGCTCACTGACGAACCCGAGGGTGTTCCGTCGGGTGGCTTTCATGTGTACCGCGCCACGTCGGATTCGCCCGTCGATGCGGGCTCCGGTTCGGGCGCTGTGACGGTGTTGGCCCAGCAACGCGCACGTTTTCTGCCGATGATTTTTTCTGGCAGCTTCGAAGACGATGGCCTCTGGTGGCAGCACGATGAAGAGGAATTCGTCTACGTTCTCGAGGGCGAAATCGTCATCGTTTTGGAAGATGAAGAGGTGACTCTCGCGCGCGGGGACGCTGCGTACTACGGCGGTGGTTCGCGACACAAGTGGCGCACAGCACCCGGTGAGACCTGCCAGGTGCTTGTGGTGAAAGAACAACAGCATCACACGTAG
- a CDS encoding amidohydrolase family protein, translating to MPLIRPEHLVPHQNVNAVSGATTIDGASSTFAIVDGRIADRNAGHTEVSIDAAGWMVLSPLADLHAHLDKAYTWSASGSPAGSLEDAVASWRAFSPSLSYDDIKTNARRQLTAAFQSGVTAMRTHVNYHEGDDSLRGIRAVVELRAEFRNVLDLQVVAMHDHTRSAELIRSAIALGVDLLGAAPHLAPDPQLELERTLRLAEEANLGVDLHTDENLNPDSLGLLELARLTKTWPKERTRSAGHCVSLAMQDPETLALVLKEAATADVSIITNPLTNLYLQGWQHPVATPRALPPLAAILAAGVTLAAGGDNVQDPFNPLGNGDMIDVVAAMVLAGHLSPRAAWDIAAAGRSLMGLQPATGAVGDAADMILVRAASVAEAVAERAPDRVVIRAGRVISVQSRSSRAVTVTPLAQPENSV from the coding sequence ATGCCCCTGATCCGCCCGGAACATCTTGTTCCCCACCAGAACGTGAACGCTGTCTCGGGCGCGACGACGATCGATGGCGCCAGCAGCACATTCGCGATTGTCGATGGGCGGATTGCTGACCGAAATGCCGGTCACACAGAGGTGAGCATCGATGCGGCAGGCTGGATGGTGCTGAGTCCGCTGGCGGACCTGCACGCGCATCTCGATAAGGCCTACACCTGGAGTGCTTCGGGGAGTCCTGCCGGCTCTCTCGAGGATGCCGTGGCCTCGTGGCGGGCGTTCAGTCCGTCGCTCAGCTACGACGACATCAAGACAAACGCGCGTCGCCAACTCACCGCGGCTTTTCAATCGGGCGTCACCGCAATGCGCACTCATGTGAACTATCACGAGGGTGACGATTCGCTCCGAGGTATCCGTGCTGTCGTCGAGCTGCGGGCCGAGTTCCGAAATGTGCTCGATCTGCAGGTCGTCGCAATGCATGACCACACTCGGAGCGCCGAGCTGATTCGAAGCGCCATCGCTTTAGGCGTTGACCTGTTGGGAGCGGCTCCCCATCTTGCGCCCGATCCGCAGCTTGAGCTCGAGCGCACGCTGCGCCTCGCTGAAGAAGCGAACCTCGGTGTCGACCTCCATACCGACGAGAACCTCAATCCCGATTCGTTAGGCCTGCTGGAGCTTGCTCGACTGACCAAAACCTGGCCGAAAGAGCGCACACGCTCCGCCGGACACTGCGTGAGTCTCGCGATGCAAGACCCCGAAACCCTCGCGCTCGTGCTGAAAGAAGCTGCCACCGCTGATGTGAGCATCATCACGAATCCGCTCACCAACCTCTACCTACAGGGGTGGCAGCACCCCGTTGCTACCCCGCGTGCCCTGCCGCCCCTCGCTGCGATTCTCGCGGCCGGAGTAACTCTTGCTGCCGGTGGCGACAACGTCCAAGACCCCTTCAATCCCCTCGGCAACGGCGACATGATCGATGTCGTCGCGGCGATGGTGTTGGCGGGTCATCTGTCTCCGCGCGCAGCATGGGACATCGCTGCCGCTGGCCGCTCGCTCATGGGCCTTCAACCGGCCACGGGAGCGGTCGGCGATGCCGCCGACATGATTCTTGTGCGCGCGGCATCCGTTGCAGAAGCCGTTGCCGAACGCGCACCCGATCGCGTTGTCATCCGCGCGGGGCGCGTGATCTCAGTGCAAAGCCGGTCGTCCAGGGCCGTCACCGTGACACCACTGGCGCAGCCGGAGAACTCGGTATGA
- a CDS encoding PDR/VanB family oxidoreductase, with product MSFFSDVERDLVVAARTDVASGVVALDLVSHNGRDLPAWTPGSHVDLIFPAVNGGAPVERQYSLCGDASDRSTWRVAVLREDDGRGGSVRVHDEVAVGQRLRVRGPRNHFSFEVAPGTSYRFIAGGIGITPIMSMVKAADAAGADWTLDYAGRSRETMAFVAELASVHPTRVRVFAADEGRRLSLDGLINSVDESTAIYSCGPARLIEALESGLATAGDSVLHVERFEAKEFGEPLWSEAFEVELALSGDVVTVEPEQTIIEAIAAQAPDTIVLSSCRRGTCGTCEVPVLEGEIEHRDSILTPVEREESLVMMPCVSRAACPRIVLDL from the coding sequence GTGAGCTTTTTCAGTGACGTCGAGCGCGACCTGGTGGTTGCGGCTCGAACCGATGTGGCATCCGGGGTCGTGGCTCTTGACCTTGTCTCCCACAACGGTCGAGACCTCCCTGCGTGGACGCCCGGCTCTCACGTCGACCTCATCTTTCCTGCGGTCAATGGCGGGGCACCCGTCGAGCGGCAGTACTCACTGTGTGGCGACGCGAGCGACCGCTCAACGTGGCGGGTCGCCGTCTTGCGCGAAGACGACGGGCGCGGCGGATCGGTGCGCGTGCACGACGAGGTAGCAGTCGGCCAGCGCCTGCGCGTCCGCGGACCACGAAATCACTTCTCATTCGAGGTCGCGCCCGGCACCTCCTACCGCTTCATCGCTGGCGGAATCGGCATCACGCCGATCATGTCGATGGTGAAAGCAGCGGATGCCGCGGGCGCAGACTGGACCCTGGACTACGCTGGCCGCTCGCGCGAGACCATGGCCTTCGTTGCGGAGCTGGCATCTGTGCACCCAACTCGCGTGCGGGTCTTCGCGGCGGACGAAGGCAGGCGGCTGAGCCTTGACGGTCTGATCAACAGCGTGGACGAAAGCACAGCGATCTATTCCTGCGGTCCCGCGCGGCTTATCGAGGCCTTGGAGTCGGGATTGGCCACAGCAGGCGACAGCGTGCTGCACGTTGAGAGGTTCGAAGCGAAAGAGTTTGGTGAGCCGCTCTGGTCGGAGGCTTTCGAGGTAGAACTCGCGCTCAGCGGTGACGTGGTCACTGTCGAACCCGAGCAGACCATCATCGAGGCCATCGCCGCGCAGGCCCCTGACACGATTGTGCTGTCGAGCTGTCGCCGAGGCACGTGCGGCACGTGCGAAGTGCCGGTTCTCGAGGGCGAAATCGAACACCGCGACTCGATCCTCACCCCGGTGGAGCGAGAAGAGAGCCTCGTGATGATGCCCTGCGTTTCGCGGGCGGCTTGCCCACGAATCGTTCTCGATCTGTAG
- a CDS encoding amidohydrolase family protein, producing MLTLSGAERIMIDPADERDGDLHVADDGRVASSGAPDGEMWDVTGCVITPGLVNAHHHLLQTGFRTLPGTRGVPMREWLPAMAAAYAGAGIDASLTGATAAVGLAESLLSGVTTTADHQLNWPDPRGSTDPVADTVAIARAIAESATVLGARLVFVRGSARDDPEQAAASAEAITQALLAGSHEGGVTHDGMLQLAVGPAGVHSDSEATFRLLGEVAARHGLRRRTQANEQVDTEIALEKYGRRPLDLLEDWGWLSSDVTIAHLCDVTPAEIARLAERGVTGTHAPGCDVPMGWGIAPVHALLEAGIELGLGTSGGGSNDAGHLLADARLAMQVSGLIGPQLPARTVLAMATTGGAAGLGRTDIGHLREGARGDLCVWDVSGVSDAGVADPIAGLLWASPGRKPRHVFVDGRPVVRDYQLVSAREADLVANLKVRITS from the coding sequence ATGCTGACACTCTCCGGCGCTGAGCGCATCATGATCGATCCCGCCGACGAGCGGGACGGCGATCTTCATGTCGCCGACGACGGTCGTGTCGCCAGCTCTGGCGCGCCAGACGGCGAGATGTGGGATGTCACGGGCTGTGTCATCACGCCGGGGCTCGTTAACGCGCACCACCACCTCTTGCAGACCGGCTTTCGCACCCTGCCCGGCACGCGGGGCGTGCCGATGCGTGAGTGGCTCCCGGCGATGGCCGCGGCATATGCAGGAGCGGGAATAGACGCATCGCTCACCGGTGCTACAGCGGCTGTCGGTCTTGCCGAGTCTCTCCTGAGCGGGGTCACCACGACCGCCGACCACCAGCTCAACTGGCCAGATCCGAGAGGTTCGACCGATCCGGTCGCCGACACCGTCGCCATTGCGCGTGCCATCGCGGAATCGGCAACGGTTCTCGGCGCACGTCTCGTGTTCGTTCGCGGGTCTGCCCGTGACGACCCCGAGCAGGCGGCCGCGAGCGCCGAGGCGATCACGCAAGCCCTCCTCGCGGGCAGTCATGAAGGCGGCGTCACTCACGACGGAATGCTGCAGCTCGCCGTTGGGCCCGCCGGAGTGCACTCCGATAGCGAAGCAACGTTTCGGCTGCTCGGCGAGGTGGCTGCGCGCCATGGTCTTCGTCGTCGCACTCAGGCCAATGAGCAGGTCGATACCGAAATCGCTCTTGAGAAGTATGGGCGTCGCCCGCTCGACCTTCTTGAAGACTGGGGATGGCTGTCGTCGGATGTGACCATCGCGCATCTGTGCGACGTCACGCCGGCCGAAATCGCGCGCCTAGCCGAACGTGGTGTGACGGGTACCCACGCGCCCGGTTGCGATGTGCCGATGGGCTGGGGGATAGCGCCCGTGCACGCCCTTTTGGAGGCGGGTATCGAGCTCGGCCTCGGGACGTCTGGCGGCGGATCGAATGACGCAGGCCACCTTCTCGCCGACGCACGCCTCGCGATGCAGGTATCCGGGCTTATTGGTCCACAGCTGCCGGCGCGCACAGTTCTGGCAATGGCGACAACCGGTGGTGCTGCCGGGCTCGGTCGTACTGATATCGGGCACCTGCGCGAAGGCGCTCGCGGCGATCTGTGCGTCTGGGATGTGTCCGGCGTTTCGGATGCTGGGGTTGCCGACCCGATCGCCGGCTTGCTCTGGGCATCTCCCGGGCGAAAGCCCCGCCACGTGTTTGTTGACGGCCGCCCCGTCGTTCGCGACTACCAGCTGGTGTCAGCGCGCGAAGCCGACCTCGTGGCAAACCTGAAAGTGCGCATCACTTCGTAG
- a CDS encoding bifunctional methylenetetrahydrofolate dehydrogenase/methenyltetrahydrofolate cyclohydrolase, which yields MTAQKLDGVATAATIKEELRQRVVALEARGIVPGLGTLLVGDDPGSRSYVTGKHRDCAEVGVASISKELPATATQDEIEAAVRELNEDPAVTGFIVQLPLPKGIDENRIIELIDPAKDADGLHPMNLGRLVLGVDPATAVAAPLPCTPAGIIQLLERHGVEIAGKHVTVIGRGITVGRPLGLLLTRKGTDATVTLTHSRTKDLAAEVRRADIVVAAVGQPHLVQVDWIKPGAAVLDVGVTRVGTTESGRAKLAGDIDPAVAEVAGWLSPNPGGVGPMTRALLVANVVETAERLAS from the coding sequence ATGACTGCACAGAAGCTTGATGGCGTCGCGACAGCGGCCACAATTAAAGAAGAACTGCGTCAGCGCGTGGTTGCACTCGAAGCGCGTGGCATCGTGCCGGGTCTTGGCACTTTGCTCGTCGGAGACGACCCCGGGTCGCGCTCGTACGTCACGGGCAAGCACCGCGACTGCGCCGAGGTGGGCGTTGCCTCGATCTCGAAAGAGCTACCGGCAACGGCGACTCAAGACGAAATCGAAGCAGCGGTTCGCGAGCTGAACGAAGACCCCGCAGTGACGGGATTCATCGTGCAGTTGCCGCTGCCGAAGGGCATCGACGAGAACCGCATCATCGAACTCATCGATCCGGCCAAAGACGCTGATGGGCTGCACCCGATGAACCTCGGTCGGCTCGTCTTGGGCGTCGACCCGGCGACAGCTGTTGCGGCGCCCCTGCCATGCACGCCCGCCGGCATCATTCAGCTGCTCGAGCGTCACGGTGTCGAAATCGCTGGAAAACACGTGACGGTGATCGGTCGTGGCATCACGGTCGGTCGCCCGCTCGGCCTTCTGCTTACCCGCAAGGGTACGGATGCCACGGTCACGCTGACACACTCGCGCACGAAAGATCTGGCCGCCGAAGTCCGCCGCGCCGATATCGTCGTGGCAGCTGTTGGTCAGCCTCACCTCGTGCAGGTGGACTGGATCAAGCCGGGCGCTGCCGTGCTCGATGTCGGCGTCACCCGCGTCGGCACGACCGAGTCGGGTCGGGCAAAGCTCGCCGGTGATATCGATCCGGCCGTTGCCGAGGTCGCCGGGTGGCTCTCGCCGAACCCCGGTGGTGTCGGTCCGATGACGCGCGCTCTGCTCGTGGCCAACGTCGTAGAGACCGCGGAGCGCCTGGCAAGCTAA
- the glyA gene encoding serine hydroxymethyltransferase, translating to MTDQYFNAPLSEVDPEIAQVLERELDRQRGFLEMIASENFVPVSVLQSQGSVLTNKYAEGYPGRRYYGGCEEVDVAEELAIERAKALFGSEFANVQPHSGATANAAVLHAIARPGDTLLGLALDQGGHLTHGMKINFSGRLYNIVAYGVDPETSLIDMDEVRRLAIESKPKVIIAGWSAYPRQLDFARFREIADEVGAYLWVDMAHFAGLVAGGVHPSPVPHAHVVSTTVHKTIGGPRSGIILTNDADLAKKINTAVFPGQQGGPLMHVIAAKATAFKLAMTPEFRERQERTLRGASILADRLCQKDIADAGISVRSGGTDVHLVLVDLRNAEIDGRQAEDLLHDIRITVNRNSVPNDPRPPMVTSGLRIGTPALATRGFGDVEFTEVADIIALALLPNADIPALQARVAALTAAFPLYPGLHQ from the coding sequence ATGACCGATCAGTATTTCAACGCCCCACTTTCTGAGGTTGATCCCGAGATCGCCCAGGTGCTCGAGCGAGAGCTTGACCGCCAGCGCGGATTCCTCGAGATGATCGCCTCCGAGAACTTCGTTCCGGTGTCTGTCCTGCAGTCGCAGGGCTCGGTGCTCACCAATAAGTACGCCGAGGGCTACCCCGGCCGCCGCTATTACGGCGGATGCGAAGAAGTCGACGTCGCCGAAGAACTCGCAATCGAGCGCGCGAAGGCGCTCTTCGGCTCCGAGTTCGCGAACGTGCAGCCGCACTCTGGTGCGACAGCCAATGCTGCCGTGCTCCACGCCATTGCTCGTCCCGGCGACACACTTCTGGGCCTTGCGCTCGACCAGGGTGGGCACCTCACACACGGCATGAAGATCAACTTCTCGGGTCGTCTCTACAACATCGTCGCGTACGGCGTTGACCCCGAGACATCCCTCATCGACATGGATGAGGTGCGTCGCCTCGCGATCGAGAGCAAGCCCAAGGTCATCATCGCCGGGTGGTCGGCGTACCCGCGTCAGCTTGATTTCGCACGCTTCCGCGAGATCGCTGATGAGGTCGGCGCCTACCTGTGGGTCGACATGGCTCACTTCGCTGGTCTCGTGGCCGGCGGCGTCCACCCGAGCCCCGTGCCGCACGCCCACGTCGTATCGACCACGGTCCACAAGACCATCGGCGGCCCCCGCTCCGGAATCATCCTGACCAACGACGCTGATCTCGCGAAGAAGATCAACACTGCCGTCTTCCCCGGTCAGCAGGGCGGACCCCTCATGCACGTCATCGCGGCGAAGGCCACAGCGTTCAAGCTCGCGATGACTCCTGAATTCCGCGAGCGTCAGGAGCGCACCCTCCGCGGTGCCTCGATCCTTGCCGATCGCCTCTGCCAGAAAGACATCGCGGATGCCGGCATCTCAGTGCGCTCGGGCGGAACCGACGTGCACCTCGTGCTCGTTGATCTTCGAAATGCCGAGATCGACGGCAGGCAGGCCGAAGACCTGCTGCACGACATTCGCATCACTGTGAACCGCAACTCGGTGCCCAATGACCCGCGGCCGCCGATGGTGACATCGGGGCTTCGCATCGGTACACCGGCGCTCGCCACCCGCGGTTTCGGTGACGTTGAATTCACCGAGGTCGCCGACATCATCGCGCTCGCACTGCTGCCGAATGCCGACATCCCTGCGCTGCAGGCACGCGTTGCGGCCCTCACTGCAGCGTTCCCGCTCTACCCGGGGCTGCACCAGTAG